The Xyrauchen texanus isolate HMW12.3.18 chromosome 19, RBS_HiC_50CHRs, whole genome shotgun sequence genome segment CAAATTATTGATGGGAAAATGCTAAGCAAAGCATCCcgaaaatggtttggaaacaataatattatatacttaataattattctttattattattatgattatcaaCTAACCTGTATGCGTTCTCTTGTGTATCTTGAGGTTTTCGGATCTGGCAAAAACTTTTTCACATCCATGGAAAGGACAGGGAaagggcttttctccagtgtggacTCTGACGTGGTTGACGAGCTTGTATTTGGCTTTGAAAGGCTTTCTGTCTCTTGGGCAATTCTCCCAGTGACAAGCGTAGTCGGAGTGCTCCGGTCCTCCGACATGCTTAACCGTCATATGGGTGACAAGTTCATACATGGTCCCAAAACTCCTGGCGCAGGGCGGTTTGCCAGTGCCTTCTTGGCCGTCACTCCACTTGCAGACAAGCTCGTGCTTTGGGTTCTGCCTGGTGCACCTGAAAAAGGCATCACCCCCTCCTCGCTGCGTGGCCACATTCAGAGGCTTATAGAACTCCAAAAACTGGCTGACCAGCTGCTGGCTGTTGGCCCTGCATGGGCCATTGAGCGATTGGCCGTATGGGTGCGTTCGTGAGAGAATTTCTCCTGGAAGACCCAGCATCATTTGGCTGCTGAGATCTCGGTTTGCGTCTGTAGAGCCATGGGCCTGCTCTTGATACGTGGTGAAGAATGCGTGGCTCCTGCCATCCCTATAGCCGTTGAGGTCACGGTACCTCCCAAAAGTGCCATGTTGGTTAGGTCTCGGAGCCAGCTGATCAGTTACTGGTGGCATACCTGCTCCTGACAGGTTGGTTCCAATTAGAATGCCCCTAGGACTGGGTTCTAAGCAGTGACTGGTGTATCCAGTGTCTGGAAAATGGGTAACCGAGTGGTCAACATATGCACTGGCCCTCGTCTCGTGGTAGTCTCGCAAATTTTGCGAGGGGCAGAGTTTTAAGGGACTGCCAGTGGGGTGCCCCATGTGCTCCTCTGCAAAAGGTGGCAGCATCACGCTGGGTTCGGTATTGCTCTCCCCAGGGTTGACGCAAGAAAGAGGACAGCCACTAAACCGCGAGAGGCTTGTCATGTTTTGCTGCAAGTTTGGCTGAAGGTTTGGCAAATCAACCAACCTTTAACGTTTAAGATTCACGTACAAACCTCTTCCCCATTTGCCCTGCTGTATCATCTGCATGCGCAGATATTGCCTGTAAAGTTCCCAGACGCAGAACCGGACCCAAGTTCGTTACAATTGGTGTGAGTCCCATGCCGATCACTTTGCCCTCTTGATTTATGGCAATAACCGTGGTAGTAAAGTGCTCCGAACCAGGCCATACTGCAATATAAAAGCACAGCAGGCAAACTTGCTTTTAAAAAACGGTGCTTTGGGATTGGTTGGAATGCGCGATGATTGACAGTTACTGGATTCGTTTTAAAAGGGACACGCAGGCGTTCACCACACGACCCCGTTTTCAAATATCTCAGTGAAAATGCTTTGATATTTGCCGATCGCGCACTGCCAGATATTGTTTGTTCTGTGACTTAAAGGCACCAGAATCCAAAATGCAGTATCATTTCCCTAGAATATCGAAATGTTTAAGCTCCATTTACATCGAATATGTATGCATTATTAGAATCACTGTGGTATAAATGGAAAGCATCAGTGTGATTTCAACATCgaatagaaaatgtaaatatcattGAGGTGCAAATAGAAATAACAGTAACTAAATAAATATCGACATCAACATTTTCTTTCAAGCCACTAACTTTTCACATTCAGGCAGCTCAAAATGTCTGTGACTTAATATTTACCCATTTCATTCATCACTCGGACCAACAGGCATATATGATtttattcatgtattttaaccaaaaaaatataCTCAATAACAAGCCAATGGGCCGACAAAAATTGTACTTACAAGCCACGTCAATGTGTTATGTGTTTGACATGTTCTGTACAAGATATTTAGGAAAAATTGTATTTACAATTAGTTcagttaattacattaaattttattttcGACAGTTAAGTACATGCTATATACATGTGTGATGCCAGCTAACTCACTCAGTGATTAATACACCTATCAAAAAAAAATTTCCAACCTTTTCTAATTGTTGTGTGTAGCTATCTTTTCTCTGTTGAtcgctgtattattattatttataaaattaaaaagtaaaggtaTACATTATTGTAGTGAACGTATTGGCGTGAattgtttttgaatatttttttcaaattgcaaaTCTGTAAGTGAAGAAATATATGAATGCAATTCAAATAATAAACAAAGCTTTTGGACACAATAAATAAAACTTCTGGATGGAACAAATATCTGAGTACAGCAGGACTTAGTCCACAAAACATGAACCGTTAATTGGACATTTAAAATGCAGGGGTTATAAATGGACTTTATGGCAAATAGTGTGATTGCAAAAATTTCACAAATGCATGCTTTACCACCCCCAGATGATTTGGTGCAGTTGAGGAGAAAAGGTATTCCCCTGAATTATTATGAATCCGTCAATATAATGCTGATAAAAACGTAAACAGGTTTGTGCTGTAATCTCATCACAAATAATTAACTAAACTCATTTTGTAAAAagctttattatttttgcataataATGTGGATCCTAGAATTGAATGCGATAGGTCAGGCCACTTGAATGGTGTTTAAATAACCACACATAATGTTATTCATGTTTAAAGATAAATAACAGAATTCCAGGGCAAATCATAAAACTAATAAGAACTTTGAATACTTTACAGGCTATACCAGGAATCTGATGGCTCGCTTCACAATAGTTTGAATTTAAGAATTATTA includes the following:
- the LOC127660191 gene encoding zinc finger protein ZIC 1-like, whose translation is MTSLSRFSGCPLSCVNPGESNTEPSVMLPPFAEEHMGHPTGSPLKLCPSQNLRDYHETRASAYVDHSVTHFPDTGYTSHCLEPSPRGILIGTNLSGAGMPPVTDQLAPRPNQHGTFGRYRDLNGYRDGRSHAFFTTYQEQAHGSTDANRDLSSQMMLGLPGEILSRTHPYGQSLNGPCRANSQQLVSQFLEFYKPLNVATQRGGGDAFFRCTRQNPKHELVCKWSDGQEGTGKPPCARSFGTMYELVTHMTVKHVGGPEHSDYACHWENCPRDRKPFKAKYKLVNHVRVHTGEKPFPCPFHGCEKVFARSENLKIHKRTHTGEKPFKCEFEGCNRRFANSSDRKKHSHVHSSDKPYMCKVRGCEKCYTHPSSLRKHMKLHCKAYIAKIEEDDEHLVEARSPEVAEQQDTSASTAMTRTMTASSQETLSPETRNESTLRSRFHHTFDNSLDYTAHRPQSLLDPLLLQRGSYRHESMQYPCNQQSHTFTPSHRTFTSNSPFQKSLVNGWYTCHSAVDTFSPKYCNSDL